A window of candidate division KSB1 bacterium contains these coding sequences:
- the rpmI gene encoding 50S ribosomal protein L35 — translation MPKMKSSRAAAKRFRLTGSGKIRRNKAYASHILTKKSQKRKRNLRKTGLVHEADAKRIKHMI, via the coding sequence ATGCCAAAAATGAAATCAAGCCGGGCAGCTGCCAAACGCTTTCGACTGACCGGCAGTGGAAAAATACGGCGAAATAAGGCTTATGCAAGTCATATTTTGACGAAAAAATCACAAAAACGCAAAAGAAACTTGAGAAAAACCGGCCTGGTCCACGAGGCGGACGCCAAACGCATTAAACATATGATTTAA
- the infC gene encoding translation initiation factor IF-3 — MNIKKQKVRINEHINAPSIRLIGADGNQVGIVSPEKAMEEANQVGLDLVEISPNAKPPVCKIMDYGKYQYELAKKEKEQKKKQHTIVTKEIRLRPKIEEHDFQFKMRHARKFLESGNRVKGTVMFRGRENAHREYGAQLLDRMKEELSDIAKIEKDTKLEGAQLTLFLVKK, encoded by the coding sequence TTGAATATTAAAAAGCAAAAAGTTCGTATTAATGAACACATCAACGCCCCATCTATTCGATTGATCGGAGCCGATGGGAATCAGGTAGGAATTGTGAGTCCGGAAAAAGCAATGGAAGAAGCAAATCAGGTCGGATTGGACTTGGTGGAGATTTCTCCGAATGCCAAGCCGCCCGTCTGCAAGATTATGGACTATGGCAAATACCAGTATGAACTTGCTAAGAAGGAAAAAGAACAGAAAAAGAAACAGCATACGATCGTTACCAAGGAAATTCGGCTGAGACCCAAGATAGAAGAACACGACTTTCAATTCAAAATGCGTCACGCCCGAAAATTTCTCGAAAGCGGGAATCGGGTCAAAGGAACTGTGATGTTCAGAGGTCGTGAAAACGCACACCGCGAGTACGGCGCGCAACTGTTGGATCGGATGAAAGAAGAACTTTCTGATATTGCCAAAATTGAAAAAGATACAAAACTGGAAGGGGCGCAGTTGACCCTGTTCCTGGTTAAAAAATAA
- the thrS gene encoding threonine--tRNA ligase — translation MPNITFPDGKTKSYNMGTTARDILLEIGGRLKKEALAAKLNDKAIDLDHTIQEDGKIVFLTFNTAEGQDIFWHSSAHVMAHAIKEIYPEAQFAFGPPVENGFYYDVDLDKNLTPDDLEKISDKMQEIVKCDEPFERKNMSRDEALDLFKELNETYKVEQIERLGESPSVYQEGSFVDLCRGPHVPSSGYIRYFKLLSVAGAYWLGDEKNPMLQRVYGVSFPKKSMLEDYLNRLEEARRRDHRKLGKELDLFSINDQIGPGLVLWHPNGAFIRYKIEEFWRQRHLQAEYEFVISPHIARADLWSTSGHLDFFSENMYSPMQVDEQDYLVKPMNCPFHLLIYKSQMRSYRDLPIRWAELGTVYRYERSGVLHGLLRVRGFTQDDAHIICRPDQLNEEVFKILKFSTDMLKAFGFNDLDVYLSTKPEQFVGTEDNWDKATQALKEGLEKAGVDYQVDPGEGVFYGPKIDIKIRDSIGRSWQCSTIQVDFNEPERFDISFIGDDGEKQRPIMIHRALLGSLERFFGVLIEHYAGAFPLWLAPVQVNVIPITDKQHEYAEKVYKQLKKQGIRVRLDDRNEKVGYKIREGETTKIPYMLIVGDKEIKDETVSVRKHHDGDQGTMALDTFIDMIREKVNEKQN, via the coding sequence TTGCCGAATATTACTTTTCCAGACGGAAAGACAAAATCATATAATATGGGAACCACTGCCCGGGATATTTTGCTTGAAATCGGGGGACGATTAAAAAAGGAAGCGCTCGCGGCAAAATTGAACGACAAGGCCATTGATCTGGATCATACGATTCAGGAAGACGGTAAAATTGTTTTTCTCACCTTCAATACGGCTGAGGGACAAGATATTTTCTGGCACAGCTCGGCTCATGTGATGGCCCATGCAATTAAAGAAATATACCCGGAAGCCCAATTTGCATTTGGTCCTCCTGTGGAAAACGGATTCTATTACGACGTCGACCTTGATAAAAACCTGACTCCGGATGATCTTGAAAAAATTTCTGATAAAATGCAAGAGATCGTAAAGTGCGATGAGCCCTTTGAACGAAAAAACATGAGTCGTGATGAAGCTCTTGATCTGTTTAAAGAGTTGAACGAAACCTACAAAGTTGAACAAATCGAGCGTTTGGGCGAATCTCCCAGCGTTTATCAGGAGGGAAGTTTTGTTGATTTGTGCCGCGGCCCGCATGTTCCGTCTTCAGGATATATACGTTACTTTAAATTGCTCAGCGTCGCAGGCGCCTACTGGCTGGGTGATGAAAAAAATCCCATGCTGCAGCGGGTTTACGGCGTATCCTTTCCGAAAAAGTCAATGCTTGAGGATTATCTGAACCGTCTTGAAGAAGCCAGGCGCCGGGACCACCGTAAGCTTGGAAAAGAACTTGACCTGTTCAGCATTAACGACCAAATCGGACCCGGTCTCGTTTTGTGGCATCCCAACGGTGCGTTTATACGATATAAGATTGAAGAATTTTGGCGCCAGAGACATCTGCAGGCCGAATACGAATTTGTTATCTCTCCGCACATTGCGCGTGCAGATTTGTGGAGCACCAGCGGACATTTGGACTTTTTCAGCGAAAATATGTATTCTCCCATGCAGGTCGATGAACAGGATTATTTGGTCAAGCCCATGAATTGTCCGTTTCATTTGCTGATTTATAAAAGCCAGATGCGGAGTTATCGTGATCTGCCGATCCGCTGGGCGGAACTGGGAACAGTATACCGCTATGAACGATCCGGCGTTCTGCACGGTTTGCTCCGGGTACGCGGATTTACACAGGATGACGCACACATTATCTGCCGTCCTGACCAGTTAAATGAAGAGGTTTTCAAGATACTTAAATTTTCAACTGATATGCTTAAAGCATTTGGTTTTAATGATCTGGATGTGTATCTTTCTACTAAACCGGAGCAATTTGTAGGAACAGAGGACAATTGGGACAAGGCGACACAGGCGCTCAAAGAGGGACTGGAAAAAGCAGGTGTGGACTATCAAGTCGATCCCGGAGAAGGTGTGTTTTACGGGCCCAAGATTGATATAAAGATCCGGGATTCAATCGGCCGGTCCTGGCAATGTTCCACGATTCAGGTTGACTTTAATGAGCCGGAGCGGTTTGATATTTCTTTTATCGGCGATGACGGTGAAAAACAGCGCCCGATTATGATTCATCGCGCGCTTTTAGGAAGTTTGGAACGATTTTTCGGAGTTCTCATTGAACATTATGCGGGTGCATTTCCTTTATGGCTGGCACCTGTTCAGGTAAACGTAATTCCGATTACAGATAAACAACACGAGTACGCAGAAAAAGTATATAAACAGCTAAAAAAGCAAGGTATTCGCGTCAGGCTGGATGATCGTAACGAGAAGGTTGGTTACAAAATAAGGGAAGGAGAAACGACAAAAATCCCTTATATGCTGATTGTAGGCGATAAAGAAATCAAAGACGAAACGGTCTCTGTTCGCAAACACCATGACGGAGATCAGGGTACAATGGCTTTGGATACTTTTATCGATATGATCCGGGAAAAAGTAAATGAAAAGCAAAATTAA
- the rsgA gene encoding ribosome small subunit-dependent GTPase A, with translation MNLRRIERYLTIIGESGADPVIVLNKSDLCEDIQTQVERVRSIAPTIPVHVTRAREQEGLDALNQYGAQGSTLAFIGSSGVGKSTLLNALFGENKMQVADPQADTGRGMHTTTHRQLFILQDGRIVIDNPGMRAIHLYDSEDGLERAFQDIRDLARHCRFRNCRHRQEPDCAVKQSVENGTLDQNRYESYLKLKQELSSREPY, from the coding sequence GTGAATCTCAGGCGCATCGAACGCTATCTGACAATTATTGGTGAGAGTGGCGCAGATCCGGTCATCGTTCTCAACAAGTCGGATCTTTGTGAGGATATTCAAACTCAGGTGGAACGCGTTCGCAGCATCGCCCCAACTATCCCTGTACACGTCACCCGGGCGCGTGAGCAGGAGGGACTTGATGCCTTGAACCAATATGGCGCGCAAGGATCGACTCTGGCCTTTATCGGCTCTTCCGGCGTGGGCAAGTCGACGCTCCTGAATGCTTTGTTCGGAGAGAATAAAATGCAAGTCGCTGACCCGCAAGCGGATACCGGACGCGGGATGCACACCACCACGCATCGACAGTTATTTATTTTGCAGGATGGCAGGATCGTCATTGACAATCCGGGTATGCGGGCCATACACTTGTATGATAGCGAGGACGGTCTGGAGCGGGCGTTCCAGGATATTCGGGACCTGGCCCGGCATTGCCGCTTCAGAAACTGCAGGCATCGGCAAGAACCGGATTGTGCGGTCAAACAATCCGTGGAAAACGGAACTCTGGATCAGAATCGCTACGAAAGTTATTTAAAGTTGAAACAGGAACTGTCGAGTCGGGAACCATATTAA
- a CDS encoding methyltransferase domain-containing protein → MNRNSRRIQSNQQFRHEKLYDTLDRTRQTTYRKPVPDHTRNAFEWINSKISNFDGDVILDSGCGTGESVRVLSRLHPDALIIGIDKSLTRIKKARKHPDSGNTRFIQAEYFDFWRLAVQNEWTIKKHYILYPNPWPKKQHLRRRIHGHPAFGCLMHLGNEIELRSNWSVYVQEFSIAVHYITGKKAVWTQFEPETPLTLFEQKYMQSGHALFRCTFHPGEDQ, encoded by the coding sequence ATGAACCGGAATAGCCGTAGAATACAATCAAATCAGCAATTTCGTCATGAAAAGCTGTATGATACTTTGGACCGGACGCGCCAAACTACTTACCGTAAACCGGTTCCGGATCATACCCGAAACGCCTTTGAGTGGATCAATTCCAAAATCAGTAACTTTGACGGCGATGTTATACTGGATTCCGGATGCGGTACAGGGGAAAGCGTACGGGTTTTGTCTAGACTGCACCCGGATGCATTGATTATTGGCATAGATAAATCTTTAACCCGGATTAAAAAGGCGCGGAAACATCCGGACAGCGGTAATACAAGATTCATTCAGGCTGAATATTTCGATTTCTGGCGTTTGGCTGTACAGAATGAGTGGACAATCAAAAAACATTATATTTTATACCCCAATCCATGGCCTAAAAAACAGCATTTGCGGCGTAGAATCCACGGTCACCCGGCGTTCGGCTGTCTGATGCACCTTGGAAACGAAATAGAACTTCGCAGCAATTGGTCGGTTTACGTCCAAGAGTTTTCAATCGCTGTTCACTATATCACCGGCAAAAAGGCGGTTTGGACTCAATTCGAACCGGAAACTCCCCTTACCTTGTTTGAACAAAAATACATGCAGAGTGGACATGCCTTGTTTAGATGTACTTTTCATCCCGGTGAAGACCAATGA
- a CDS encoding type III pantothenate kinase produces the protein MSCPYTLVESDLDMGIEIDYNSPKDVGSDRICNAVAGYTLYDPPLLIVDFGTATSFDVISRQGHYRGGVIAPGIEMSSQLLHQRAARLPSISLEFPDTVVGNTTVKSMQSGLMWGTVEMINGITRRIDKELGETTTKIATGGLAPVVVNELDVNYKLESHLTLKGLYYIYQNLNGK, from the coding sequence TTGTCGTGTCCGTACACCCTGGTGGAATCCGACCTGGATATGGGTATTGAAATAGACTATAATTCTCCCAAAGATGTCGGCAGTGACAGGATATGCAATGCGGTTGCCGGGTATACCCTTTATGACCCGCCTCTGCTCATTGTTGATTTCGGCACCGCCACGTCATTCGATGTGATTTCGCGTCAGGGACATTACCGCGGCGGTGTTATTGCGCCCGGTATCGAGATGTCTTCGCAGCTTTTGCATCAGCGAGCCGCCCGGCTTCCGAGCATCTCCCTGGAATTCCCCGATACGGTTGTCGGCAATACGACCGTTAAAAGTATGCAGTCCGGTCTGATGTGGGGAACGGTAGAGATGATTAACGGCATAACGCGAAGAATTGACAAAGAGCTGGGAGAAACAACAACCAAAATTGCAACAGGCGGACTGGCGCCTGTGGTAGTGAATGAGCTGGATGTAAATTATAAACTGGAATCCCACCTGACATTAAAGGGATTGTACTATATTTATCAAAATCTCAATGGAAAATGA
- a CDS encoding type III pantothenate kinase: MLLTIDIGNTQVVAGLWENKKLVLHWRLSSTIERTEDETWVLMQAICRTRGFELEKTTGVIISSVVPNRTFDSGKMAENICRVRTPWWNPTWIWVLK, encoded by the coding sequence ATGCTGTTGACGATTGATATCGGCAATACACAGGTTGTAGCCGGACTATGGGAGAACAAGAAACTCGTGCTGCACTGGCGGCTTTCAAGTACCATTGAACGAACCGAGGATGAAACCTGGGTGCTGATGCAGGCGATCTGCCGAACCCGCGGATTCGAACTGGAAAAGACCACTGGTGTGATCATATCCTCTGTGGTGCCGAACCGGACGTTTGATTCTGGAAAAATGGCGGAAAATATTTGTCGTGTCCGTACACCCTGGTGGAATCCGACCTGGATATGGGTATTGAAATAG
- a CDS encoding biotin--[acetyl-CoA-carboxylase] ligase — protein sequence MKTNIIHLETTDSTNEYLKRHQNSLASGTLVCAEQQSRGKGRRGHEWASMRGKSLLFSMLIKPHITFQPATNLSICPAIALIRALAQLNIKAAVKWPNDIVMNNRKIAGILVESSWQSDTIKTVVIGVGINVSQDQNDFSGLSEAGSILTQTGRYIDRDELFESICAEFYRFSSYFEMRKPFHELIQEWLSYCDHIDSPIHLMDGSGKRGGIFRSINEQGEAIVETPDKQHHIFENSKYKMRKTNAVDD from the coding sequence ATGAAAACAAATATTATTCATCTTGAAACAACTGATTCGACCAATGAATATCTGAAACGACATCAGAATTCATTGGCGAGCGGCACCTTGGTCTGTGCCGAACAGCAATCCCGGGGAAAAGGACGCCGTGGGCATGAATGGGCTTCAATGCGCGGTAAAAGTCTGTTGTTCTCTATGCTTATCAAACCGCACATAACTTTTCAGCCGGCGACTAATTTATCTATATGCCCGGCTATTGCACTTATCAGAGCCCTGGCTCAGCTAAATATTAAGGCTGCTGTCAAATGGCCGAATGATATTGTGATGAATAATCGCAAAATCGCGGGCATTCTGGTCGAGAGCAGCTGGCAGTCTGATACCATAAAGACTGTTGTAATCGGAGTGGGGATAAATGTTTCCCAAGACCAAAATGATTTTAGCGGTCTGTCGGAAGCCGGTTCCATATTAACACAAACCGGCAGATATATCGATCGTGATGAATTGTTTGAATCGATTTGTGCCGAGTTTTACCGGTTTTCGAGCTATTTCGAGATGCGGAAACCGTTTCACGAGCTGATACAGGAGTGGTTGTCCTATTGTGATCACATTGACAGTCCGATTCATTTAATGGATGGCTCGGGCAAACGCGGCGGGATTTTCAGGAGCATTAATGAACAGGGGGAGGCGATTGTCGAGACTCCTGATAAGCAGCATCACATCTTTGAGAATTCAAAATATAAAATGAGGAAAACCAATGCTGTTGACGATTGA
- the xerD gene encoding site-specific tyrosine recombinase XerD encodes MESKLYDYLKQFLDYLQIERQVSANTLDAYQRDLVRYIDILTRQSVITPQSIQLQHVNDYLNILMDLNLGQSTISRNLSAVRAFHHFLIAENLTDTDPTEDVVVSKPWMKLPEVLNIHEIERLLEQPDTGTETGLRDRAILEFLYATGVRVSECVHLKIPHVFWQDEFVLIYGKGQKERLVPISNTSLAWLRDYINGPRIVKSNLGLAHEVVFLNRFGKKISRQSIWKLIKKYTQQANIDKFTSPHTIRHSFATHLVENGADLRAVQEMLGHADITTTQIYTHLDSKRLKTIHHQFHPLETGALWKKNSKRDENKYYSS; translated from the coding sequence ATGGAAAGCAAATTATATGATTATCTGAAACAGTTTCTTGACTATCTGCAGATCGAACGCCAGGTCTCTGCAAATACCCTTGACGCCTATCAACGCGATCTTGTCCGTTATATTGACATTCTCACCCGTCAATCTGTAATTACACCCCAATCTATTCAATTACAGCATGTTAATGATTATTTAAATATCTTGATGGATTTAAATCTCGGCCAATCCACAATTTCAAGAAACCTTTCGGCCGTACGCGCGTTTCATCATTTTTTAATAGCTGAAAATCTGACGGATACCGATCCGACTGAAGATGTGGTGGTTTCCAAGCCCTGGATGAAACTTCCAGAAGTCTTGAATATTCACGAGATAGAGCGGCTGCTTGAACAGCCGGACACCGGGACGGAAACCGGGCTTCGTGACCGGGCTATACTCGAATTCCTTTATGCGACCGGCGTGCGGGTGTCCGAATGTGTGCATCTTAAAATACCACATGTTTTTTGGCAGGATGAGTTTGTTCTGATATACGGAAAAGGTCAAAAAGAGCGGCTTGTGCCCATTTCAAACACTTCTTTGGCGTGGCTGCGTGATTATATAAACGGTCCGCGTATTGTCAAATCCAATTTGGGACTGGCCCATGAAGTTGTTTTTTTGAACCGATTCGGCAAAAAAATATCCCGTCAGAGTATATGGAAACTGATTAAAAAGTATACGCAGCAGGCGAATATTGACAAATTTACCAGCCCGCACACCATTCGTCATTCATTTGCCACACATCTGGTGGAAAACGGAGCCGATTTGAGGGCGGTGCAGGAGATGCTGGGACATGCTGATATCACAACCACTCAGATCTATACGCATCTGGACAGCAAGCGTTTGAAAACTATTCATCATCAGTTTCACCCGCTTGAAACGGGCGCATTATGGAAAAAAAACAGCAAACGTGATGAAAACAAATATTATTCATCTTGA
- a CDS encoding cold-shock protein, whose amino-acid sequence MQRGRVKWFNDSKGYGFIEQDEGEDVFVHFSVIEMDGFKTLADGSEVEFEFVQGDKGLQATKVVSA is encoded by the coding sequence ATGCAGAGAGGGAGAGTTAAATGGTTTAATGATTCCAAAGGTTACGGTTTCATTGAACAGGATGAAGGTGAAGATGTGTTTGTCCATTTTTCAGTTATCGAAATGGACGGCTTTAAAACTCTGGCAGATGGTTCCGAAGTTGAATTCGAGTTTGTTCAAGGTGATAAAGGCCTTCAGGCCACCAAAGTGGTTTCTGCCTGA
- the rpe gene encoding ribulose-phosphate 3-epimerase, producing the protein MVKIAPSILSADFSQLKEQVKTVEEAGADWIHFDVMDGHFVPQITFGPIVARGVRKITKRFLDAHLMVHTPDRFLEEFQKAGINQLTVHVEAALHLWQTLQRIHELGLKAGVTMNPATPVDWIHNVLHKVDNVLVMTVEPGYGGQTFLPEMLKKVEALRELKIKYGYTYEIEVDGGIDTQTAPLVTRAGATVLVSGSSIFNAKDVSAALKDIKKAALNGLNQKV; encoded by the coding sequence ATGGTAAAAATAGCTCCGTCCATACTCAGCGCTGATTTCTCTCAATTAAAGGAACAGGTGAAAACGGTTGAAGAGGCCGGTGCGGACTGGATTCATTTCGATGTGATGGACGGACATTTTGTCCCGCAAATCACGTTCGGACCTATCGTTGCCCGGGGGGTTCGTAAAATCACCAAACGTTTTCTGGACGCTCATCTGATGGTTCATACACCGGACCGGTTTCTTGAAGAGTTTCAAAAGGCCGGTATCAATCAACTTACCGTGCATGTGGAAGCGGCTTTGCACCTGTGGCAGACCCTGCAGCGGATACATGAACTGGGACTAAAAGCCGGAGTTACAATGAATCCGGCCACACCTGTTGATTGGATCCATAATGTGCTGCATAAGGTAGATAATGTGCTTGTCATGACCGTAGAGCCCGGATATGGAGGTCAGACATTCCTGCCCGAAATGCTGAAAAAGGTGGAAGCGCTGCGCGAACTTAAAATTAAATACGGCTATACTTATGAAATTGAAGTGGATGGAGGAATTGATACCCAAACTGCACCCCTGGTAACCCGCGCAGGCGCTACGGTACTGGTTTCCGGCAGCTCAATTTTCAATGCAAAGGATGTCTCAGCGGCCTTGAAAGATATTAAAAAAGCAGCGTTGAACGGCCTCAACCAAAAAGTTTAA
- a CDS encoding PASTA domain-containing protein: protein MEKTKHILRDIGLAALVILIAYIAIVYLILPLYTRHWQSISVPHVTGISQRAAEKVLQDKNLEPVKDIEKFDDRVPPGFIVFQNPEPDREVKKKRRIYLVISKGYRTIQMPDLIGIPIRDARFSLQENQLEIGQIEYTFHHLYPENVIIEQSIEPGSDIPVKSKVDLVLSLGSEPETIMVPSLTGNKLEEGLLKIKKAGLVAGHVNIRETTVFPDKTIINQSISSGQIVSRGDTLDITVSDNPTAGKEQAW from the coding sequence ATGGAAAAAACAAAACATATTTTACGTGATATCGGTCTGGCCGCGTTGGTCATCCTGATTGCCTATATCGCTATAGTTTACCTGATTCTGCCCCTTTACACCCGGCACTGGCAGTCCATTTCCGTCCCCCATGTAACCGGCATCAGTCAGCGCGCTGCTGAAAAAGTCTTGCAGGATAAGAATCTGGAACCGGTTAAGGATATTGAAAAATTCGATGACAGGGTGCCGCCCGGATTTATTGTCTTTCAGAATCCGGAACCGGATCGGGAAGTGAAGAAGAAGCGACGAATTTATCTTGTCATTTCCAAAGGATATCGTACCATTCAGATGCCGGATTTGATCGGTATACCCATTCGAGACGCCCGTTTTTCATTACAGGAGAATCAGCTCGAGATCGGGCAGATTGAATACACATTTCATCATTTATACCCTGAAAATGTGATTATTGAACAAAGCATCGAACCTGGCTCGGATATTCCGGTCAAGAGCAAAGTCGATCTGGTCTTAAGTTTGGGCAGTGAGCCCGAGACCATAATGGTGCCTTCTCTGACCGGGAATAAACTGGAAGAAGGTCTGCTTAAAATAAAAAAAGCGGGGTTGGTAGCCGGTCATGTCAATATCCGAGAAACCACAGTTTTCCCGGATAAAACCATTATCAATCAATCCATATCATCGGGACAGATTGTCAGCAGAGGCGATACACTCGATATCACAGTAAGCGACAATCCGACAGCAGGAAAGGAACAGGCATGGTAA
- the rsmB gene encoding 16S rRNA (cytosine(967)-C(5))-methyltransferase RsmB: MSRTRRIRDPVLDSIMKQNPLSGQDNAFLNEIVRGTIRWKNRLDWIVKQRFKGKSADMPLTVRWILWLGIYQVLFTHTPPFAAVNESVNLVKQKKYMRWTGVVNGLLRNLIRHPDAVRYPNPDKDPVAYLSITQSHPEWLVKKWIKELGYQETQQLCQANNQPAGVTLRVNPRIISEKALIERLHQKGIQLKSTGLSGYYHVIDNQPKVLNKFLHAGMLSIQDMSAGLPVRLIDVVPGDVILDVCGAPGGKSAALAERWDEQCQIVSGDISPGRSKLIESTLKRLNLQHVYPVTAAAQQFPALNVDTVLLDAPCSGLGVLQRKADIRWQRKPTDIYDLSLLQKDLINAAASHVKPGGQLVYSTCTVLREENEDIVHAFLTNHPEFTLKPATNIPDDCITQAGFVRTWPHKHAIDGSFAAKFIRKE; this comes from the coding sequence TTGAGCAGGACCAGGCGTATACGAGATCCGGTACTGGATTCGATTATGAAACAAAACCCGCTCTCCGGACAAGACAATGCGTTTCTGAACGAAATCGTACGCGGCACCATCCGCTGGAAAAATCGGCTGGACTGGATTGTAAAGCAGCGTTTCAAGGGAAAATCGGCGGATATGCCGCTGACCGTCCGCTGGATTTTGTGGCTTGGTATCTATCAGGTTTTATTTACGCATACGCCGCCGTTCGCTGCTGTGAACGAATCCGTGAATCTGGTCAAGCAGAAAAAATATATGCGATGGACCGGAGTGGTCAACGGGCTTTTGCGAAATCTCATTCGCCACCCGGACGCTGTGCGTTACCCCAATCCGGATAAGGATCCGGTCGCCTATCTGTCGATTACACAGTCTCATCCCGAATGGTTGGTGAAAAAATGGATAAAAGAGCTTGGTTATCAGGAAACACAGCAGCTTTGTCAGGCCAATAACCAGCCGGCAGGTGTTACGCTGCGCGTTAATCCGCGTATAATATCAGAAAAAGCTTTAATCGAACGTTTGCATCAAAAGGGCATACAGCTGAAATCAACAGGGTTGAGCGGTTATTATCATGTGATCGATAATCAACCCAAAGTATTAAACAAGTTTTTGCACGCCGGAATGCTCAGCATACAGGACATGAGCGCCGGGTTGCCGGTTCGTCTCATTGACGTTGTGCCGGGTGATGTGATTCTGGATGTCTGCGGCGCACCGGGCGGTAAATCAGCCGCCCTGGCAGAACGTTGGGATGAACAATGTCAGATAGTGAGCGGCGATATCAGTCCAGGTCGCAGTAAATTGATTGAAAGCACCCTGAAACGGCTGAATTTACAGCATGTTTATCCTGTGACGGCGGCTGCACAACAATTTCCCGCTTTAAACGTCGATACCGTTTTGCTGGATGCACCATGCTCCGGACTCGGAGTTCTTCAGCGCAAAGCCGATATACGCTGGCAGCGTAAACCCACGGATATTTACGACCTGTCTTTGCTGCAAAAAGACTTGATAAATGCCGCAGCCTCGCATGTCAAGCCGGGAGGCCAGCTCGTTTATTCAACCTGTACGGTCTTACGCGAAGAAAATGAAGATATCGTCCATGCATTTTTAACAAATCATCCAGAGTTTACACTGAAACCAGCTACAAACATCCCGGATGATTGTATCACACAGGCAGGGTTTGTACGTACATGGCCGCACAAACATGCTATAGACGGCAGTTTTGCAGCAAAATTCATTCGCAAGGAATAG
- a CDS encoding methionyl-tRNA formyltransferase, with amino-acid sequence MKLIFMGTPDFAVVSLNILQNSRHTVAAVVTATDKPAGRGRKLKASPVKQAAERHAIPVLQPQSIKDPQFIKQLKRYNADCFVVVAFRILPIEVFSIPPKGTFNLHASLLPKYRGAAPINWALIRGESKSGVTTFFIDQQIDTGEMLFQRQVSLHNDMTAGELARSAHAQRRGPGAGKP; translated from the coding sequence ATGAAACTGATTTTCATGGGCACCCCTGATTTTGCGGTAGTTAGCTTGAACATACTTCAAAACAGCCGTCACACGGTGGCGGCTGTCGTAACGGCCACAGACAAACCGGCCGGCCGCGGACGCAAACTCAAGGCTTCACCTGTAAAACAGGCAGCCGAACGCCACGCTATACCGGTATTGCAGCCGCAATCTATTAAAGATCCACAGTTTATCAAACAACTCAAACGCTACAATGCGGATTGCTTTGTTGTGGTAGCCTTTCGTATACTACCGATTGAGGTGTTCAGTATTCCCCCGAAAGGGACGTTTAATCTGCATGCCTCGTTGCTGCCCAAATACCGCGGGGCCGCTCCCATTAACTGGGCGCTGATCCGGGGTGAATCGAAAAGCGGGGTGACTACATTTTTCATCGACCAGCAGATTGATACGGGTGAGATGCTGTTTCAAAGACAGGTGTCTCTGCATAATGATATGACGGCCGGTGAACTGGCACGATCTGCTCATGCACAGAGGCGCGGACCTGGTGCTGGAAAACCGTGA
- the yajC gene encoding preprotein translocase subunit YajC, protein MYAILNIIAAAGSTQSGEGGSALGMFLPLIIIFLIMWLLIFRPQAKKQKKHQQMLQAVKKGDKILTAGGIYGTVNGFKENESIIILKVDDGCKVDLLKSSIAQNITAEERNKAAQGKK, encoded by the coding sequence ATGTACGCAATATTGAATATTATCGCTGCAGCTGGATCCACACAGTCGGGTGAGGGCGGCAGTGCACTCGGTATGTTTCTGCCGCTGATCATCATTTTTCTGATCATGTGGTTGTTGATATTCCGTCCGCAGGCCAAAAAACAGAAAAAACACCAGCAGATGCTGCAGGCTGTTAAAAAAGGCGATAAAATACTGACTGCAGGCGGTATTTATGGCACTGTAAACGGGTTCAAAGAAAATGAATCGATTATTATTCTCAAAGTGGACGATGGCTGCAAAGTTGATCTTTTAAAAAGCTCAATTGCCCAAAATATCACGGCTGAAGAACGCAACAAAGCCGCTCAAGGCAAAAAATGA